Part of the Caulobacter sp. SL161 genome is shown below.
GGGCCGTTGACCGACTGCGACACGGGGTAGGGATAGGGGAAGGTGAAGTCCGAATAGACCTTCAGCGTGTGGGCGATCGACTTGGTCGAATAGGCGTCCCACAGCGGCCGCGCTTCCTTGGGGAAGAACGACATGGCCATGACCACGGGGTGCTCGGCCTTGGGATCTTCCTGCTTCACGCCCAGGGCGTCCCAGATGAACTTGCGCGAGCTGGCCCAGCCGAAGTCGCGGACGTTGCTGGCCTGGAAGATCCAGGTCTTCTCGGTCTTGGCCTTGCCCTTTTCGGCGGCGGCGGCCTCTTCAGGCGTCACGACATAGACGGGCTCGCTGGCCGTCCGAGCCTTGGCGAGGCGGTCACGCTGGGCGGGGCTGAGCACGGCGGCCGGGTTCTGCAGCACGCCCGTGGACGACACCACGTGATCGGACGGCACGGTCAGGGCGACGCGGTAGTCGCCGAACTCCAGGGTGAACTCGCCCGAGCCCAGGAAGGCCTTGTTGTGCCAGCCCTCATAGTCCGAGTAGACGGCCAGGCGCGGGAACCACTGGGCGGCTTCGTAGATGCAGTTGCCGTCTTCGCCCTTGCCGGTGAAGCACTCATAGCCGCTGCGGCCGCCGATGACCTTGTTCTCGACCAGCGGCAGCGACCATTCGATCGTGAACTTGGTCTCGCCACCATTGGCGCGAACGGCGGTGGGCAGGTCGATGCGCAGCAGGGTGTCGACCACGGTGAACTTCAGCGGACGACCCGAGGCGTCCTTCACCGACTTGATCGTGAAGCCGCCTTCCCACTCCTTGAAGCGCTGGATGCGGCGCACCTGGCCCAGGCTGATCGAGTCGCCCGAGACCGTTTCGGTCATCTTGCTGATCGAGTTGCGCTTGGCGTCCTGGTCCAGCAGCAGCCACAGATAGGGCAGGCTGTCGGGCGAATTGTTGCGGTAGGTGATCGTCTCGCGACCGGTGAGGGTCTTGGTGTCCTCGTCCAGGCGGACGGCGACGTCGTAGTCGACCTTCTGCTGCCAGTAGCGATAGCCCGGCGCGCCCGAGGCGTTGCGATAGTCGGTCGGCGTCGGCCAGTCCTCGCCTTCAAGCTGGCGGAACTTGTCGTCGAACGGCGCCTTGGTCTGCTTGATGGCGTCGGCGTGCGCGACCGTGACGGAGAGCGCGGCGGCGATGACGCCGGCCACGGCGTAGCGAATGGAACGCTTGGACAAGTTCAATAGCCCCTCAACTCAGAACCCTGACGAAACCCCGCACGGACTTTGACGGGCGGCGCGGCGAAAATCATCCCATTTTCGCCGCGAGGGTCAGAATTTAATCTTCATGCCCGCCCGGATGGCGCGAGGCTCGACCGGGTGGAAATGCACGTCCTCCACGCCGTCCGCCGGCTCTCCGGGCAGGCGCGAGGCGTAGAAATAGGCGATGTCGTCGCGGCGGCTGTTGGCCAGATTCAGCACCTCGACCATCAGGCTGGCCGAACCGAAGTCCCGCACGAACAGCGCATTGACCAGCCCCGTGGGGCGCGAGCGTACGGAGTTGTCCTCGATCAACGGAGCTGCGCCCAGGCGGCGATAGGTCAGGGTCACGCTGGAGGTCGGACCCAGTTTCCAACTCGCCCCGCCGGTGAACACCGAGGCCACGGCGTTGGGGATCCGGTCGCCGTTGGTGAAACGGGCATGGGTTCCGGCATAGGACGCGGTCAGGTTCAGCCGCGCCGTGGGCCGCCAATCGGCCAGGAGCTCGATCCCCCGGCGGCGGGTCGCCCCAGAGGCCTCAGTGAAGCCGGCGTCACCGACATAGACGAGCTCGGAGTCGACGTGCAGCGCCCAGGCGGCGGCCGTCAGGGTCAGGTCATCGCGACGCCAGCGCAGACCCAGCTCCGCCCCGTCTGTCGGCGAGATCAGCGGCGCGCGGTCGGCCGGATCGCCGGAGACGGGGTCGACCGTGATCACCGCGCCCCGGGCGTCGTTCGAGTGGAAGCCGCGCCCCGCGTCCGCATAGAGCTCGAAGGTCTTGGAGACCCGCCAAGCCAGCGTCAGCTTCGGCGACAGCAGGACATCGCTGACCGTTCCGGCGTTGCGCGGATCGCCGGCCTTCACGTCGGCGCCCATCGCGTCGGCGCGCAGTCCGGCGGTCACGTCAAGCAGGCCAAAGCGCTTGGAGGCCTCGCCCCAGACGGCGGTCGACCACTGGGTCAGGGCGTCCTGGCGCACGGTCGCGCGCCGTTGCCTGGCCGTGGTCCGATAGAGGCCCACCTGGCCGATGTCGTCGACCCGCGCGGTGACTCCGGTGCGCGCGCTCCAGCCCTGGCCCAGGGCCCAGCGCTTGGTGATCGCGCCGCCATAGATCCAGCGCTGATCGACCTGCTCGAACTGGTCGCCATTGACCGGATCATCGAGGAAGTAGGTGAAGTTCGAGAACACATCGAGCGTGTAGCGCTGGACATAGGCCACCGTGTCGAGGCCGCGCAGCAGGTCGCGTTTCCGCGCTGACAGCATGTAGCGCGAGGTGGTCCCGCCATCGGTGGCGTCCACGGTGTCGAGGCGGTCCAGAACACCCGACTCGACCGCCCGGCGCGGGATCTGGTCGGTGGCGGTCCAGCGCGCGTCATAGGCCAGGGCGGTGATCGACCAGCCGTTGACGATGGCGCGGCCCAGCAGGTTGATCTTTCTGAGGTCCTCGGACTGGGTCCAGGCGCCGTCGTTGGTGGTGACGTCGGCGGCGACCAGGACGTTGCTGGTCAGGGCCTTGGAGCCGACGGCGCGATAGTAGTCGTTCTCGCCGGCCCAGACCTGCAAGCCGTCGCCGTGCAGGTGGTCGGCGGTTTCGAAGGCCACCGCCCCGGCGGTGGCGAAATCGCCGTTCTCGGCCGAGTAGGGTCCCTTCTTGAAGCTGATGTCGTGAACGAATTCGGGCGTCAGGACGTTCAGGTCCAGATAGCCTTGGCCATGGCCGTGCGAGGGCAGGTTCAGCGGTACGCCGTCGAGCGAGGCGGCCAGGTCGGTCCCGTGATCCAGGTTGAAGCCGCGCAGGAAGTACTGGTTGGCCTTGCCCGCGCCCGAGTGCTGGGTGGCGGCCAGGCCCGGCACCGCCTCGATCAGTTCGCCTGGACGCAGCAGCGGCCGTGAGGCGAAGTCGGCATAGGCGATACGCCCCTCGCTGGCCGAGGTCGCGCGGCCCAGATCATTGGCGCGCTGGCCCCACACCGAGATCGCTTCGACCTCCTGGGCGAGGGCCGGCGCTGAAACGGTGGCGAAAAGCAGCGATAGGAGCGCAAGACGACGGATCATGCGGCGCTGTTAGGCGAGCCCCAACCTGGGAGCAAGTTCGCCGCGAAAAAATGGATCAGCCCGGAGCGACCGCGCCTACGCGGCCTTCAGCAGGCCGTCGAAATACTCGATCGTCTTCATCAGTCCCACCTTGAGCGGCGCGGTGGGCGTCCAGTCCAGCACCTGCTTGGCCAGGGTGATGTCGGGTTGGCGCTGGCGCGGGTCGTCGGAGGGCAGGGGACGATGAACGATCGTCGACGGGCTGCCGGTCAGTTCCAGGACCAGCTCCGCCAACTGCTTCATCGTGAATTCAACGGGATTGCCCAGATTGATCGGGCCGGTCACCTCGTCGCCCGTGTTCATCAGCCGGATCAGGCCATCGACCAAGTCGTCGACATAGCAGAACGAGCGGGTCTGGTGGCCGTCGCCATACAGGGTGATGTCCTCGCCCTTCAGCGCCTGGACGATGAAGTTCGAGACCACGCGCCCGTCGTTGGGATGCATGCGCGGGCCATAGGTGTTGAAGATCCGCGCCACCTTGATGCGCAGTTTGTGCTGGCGCCAGTAGTCGAAGAACAGGGTCTCGGCGCAGCGCTTGCCCTCATCATAGCACGAGCGCAGCCCGATCGGATTGACGTTGCCCCAGTAGCTCTCGACCTGCGGATGGATGGTCGGATCGCCGTAAACTTCCGAGGTCGAGGCCTGCAGGATCTTGGCCTTCACGCGCTTGGCCAGGCCCAGCATGTTGATCGCGCCGTGGACGCTGGTCTTGGTCGTCTGCACGGGGTCGAACTGGTAGTGCACCGGGCTGGCGGGGCAGGCCAGATTGTAGATCTGATCGACCTCGACATAGAGCGGCATGGTCACGTCGTGACGCAGCAGTTCAAAGCGCGGGTTGGAAAGGTTCTGCGCCACGTTCAGGCGTGAGCCGGTGTAGTAGTTGTCGACGCAGAGCACTTCGGCGCCGGTCTCCAGCAAGCGGTCGCACAGATGCGAGCCGACAAAGCCCGCGCCGCCCGTGACCAGGATTCTCTGCGTGTGCATCAGCGACCAGACTCCCCGGGACTCAGCTTTGACGACCTTTATAGCCGGGCCTCGTCCAGGACCAACACCGCGCCATATGACGCGCCCGGCGCGGGTGACGTTTGTCATATCCAGCGCGTGACGCCCGGCACTGATGGCGGACGCCGTCCCGGGCGATCTTGGCTCCATAGAGACGGAGCCGACCATGTCACCCCAATCCACCGAGCCGCCGATCGCGATCCTCAGCAAGGTTCTCAAACGCCGGGGCGCGACCCTGGCGCTGAACGGCCTGGACCTCGCCATCCGTCCCGGCCAGTGCGTCGCCCTGCTGGGGCCGAACGGCGCGGGCAAGAGCACCAGCGTCGCCCTGTTGACGGGCCGCCTGCGACCTGACGCAGGGGAGGCGTTCCTGTTCGGCGGCGATCCTCGGACGCTGGCGAGCCGGGGTCGCATGGGCGTGATGCTGCAGAGCGCCGGGCTGCCCAACACTCTGAGCGTTCGCGAGCAGATCGACCTGTTCCGGGGCTATTATCGCAAACCGCGCCCGCTGGATGAGGTGGTTCGCCTGGCCGGCCTCGAGGGGCTGGAAAAGCGCCGCTGCGGCGCGCTGTCGGGCGGTCAGCAGCGCCGCGTCCAGTTCGCCTTGGCCATCGCCGGGCGCCCCGACTTTCTCGTGCTGGACGAGCCGACGACCGGCATGGATATCGACGCCCGCCGCGCGCTCTGGAGCGCGGTGCGGTCCGAGATCGCGCGCGGCTGCGCCGTGCTGCTGACCACCCACCATCTGGACGAGGCCGAGGCCCTGGCGGACCGCATCGTGGTCATCGACCACGGCCAGGTGATCGCCGATGGCACGCCCGAAGCCATCAAGTCCCGTGTATCGGGCGTCGCGATCCGCTGTCGGACGCGTCTGTCTGACGCCGAGCTGGCGTCCCTGGCGCGGGTCACCGGTGTCAGCCGCGACGGCGGCAAGGTCACGCTGCTGACCACCTCGGCCCCCGCCACCCTGCGTGAACTGCTCGCGCGCGATGAAACCGTGGATGACCTGACGGTCTCCGGCGCGTCGCTGGAAGACGCCGTCGATCGCCTCGTCCAAGCCGGCCAAGCGGCCGCCCCGCAACGTCAAACCAAGGTCGCCTGAGATGCACACCCTAGCCGTCTATCTCCGTGAAGCCCGCGCCCAGGTCCTGGCCACCTGGCGTACGCCCCAGTTCATGGTTCCCAGCGTGATCCTGCCACTGCTGTTCTATGGCGTGATGGGTCTGGGCCTCAGCAAGGGGCGCGAAGAGATCGCCCACATGATGCTGGCCAACTATGTGATTTTCGCCGCCATCGCGCCGGCGATGTTCGGCTTCGGCGCCGGCGTGGCCGCCGAGCGCGAAGCCAAGCTGGTGGAACTGAAGCAGATCGCGCCCCTGCCGGCGGGCGGGTATCTGGCCGGACGTCTGGCGGCGGCGCTGGCGCTGATCGCCGTGGCGATCGCCCTTCTGGGCGGGCTGGCCTATGTCGGCGGCGTCCGGATGGAGCCCTGGCAGTGGGCCGCGACCCTGGGCCTGGGTCTGGGCTCGACAATCCCCTTCGCCCTGATCGGCCTGAACCTTGGTCTGCGCATGGGCTCACAGGGGGCGACCGCCCTGACCAACCTGGTGTTCTTGGGCTTCAGCCTCTTCGGCGGCCTGTGGATCCCTTTGCAGGCCATGCCCGCCTGGTTCGGCAAGATCGCCGTGTTCACGCCCTCGTACCACTTCGGCCAGCTGTCGCAGATGACTTCGGGGATGCAGCCCTTCGCCGATGTCGAGCGCCATGTTTCGATCCTCGCCGCCATGACGCTCGCAGCCCTGATCGGCGCCGTGATGGCCTGGCGCCGGCAGGACGCTTGACCGTGACGATCCAGGCGCGCGACATCGCCGACATGAACACGGGCGGTGCGTCGAGAAACATCAGTCAGGTCGGCGCGCCCGATCCCAACGCGCCGGTGGCGGGCGAGTCGTTCATCCGCCGGAACTGGAGCCTCGTGTTCCTAGTCTACCTGCCGTTCTATTTCATTTCCTGGCTGTACCGCACGCCAGACCCTCTGGAGGTGACCGCGTCCTTCATCGGCTTGGCGGTTTTCCTGGGGCTGTTCGCAAGCATTCACTTGCGGAAGAGACCACTGGCGCTCTGGCAGGTTCTGGCGATCTTCGGCGTGGGCCTGGCCCTTTCGCCGTTCAAGTCGACCTGGAGCGTCTACACGATCTACGCCATGGCCTATGCCGCGCGGCTACCGTCCCGCCGTGTCGCCCTGCGCGCCATGATCGGCATGCAGTTGGTCGTTCTGGTCGTGGGTCTGGCGTTCCTCCGAGACGCCTGGTCGATCTGGGCGTCGGGTCTGCTGTTTGGCGCGATCACCGGCTTCGCCACGCTGATGCAGGCCGATATCGAGCGGAAGAATGTGGCCCTGGCGACCGCGCACGAAGAGGTCCGGGCGCTTGCCAGCACCGCCGAGCGCGAGCGGATCTCGCGGGATCTGCACGACCTGCTGGGCCACACCCTGACCCTTGTGGCGGTGAAGGCCGAACTGGCTGCTCGGCTGGTCGGTCGCGACCCAGCGGCGGCGGAACGCGAGATGCAGGCGGTCGCCGCCACCGCCCGGGAAGCGTTGTCCGAGGTCCGCACCGCAGTGGTGGGGATGAAGGGCGCCTCTCTCGCCTTCGAGCTCGACAAGGCCCGCCAGGCCCTGAGCGCCGCCGGCGTCGAGGCCAACGTGTCAGCCCTGACCACCGACGGCCATCCCGGGCAGGAGGCTGTCCTGGCTATGGCGCTGCGCGAGGGCGTCACCAATGTGATCCGTCACGCCGGCGCCTCGCGTTGCGACATTACGCTGTCGCCCAGCCCGTCAGAGCTCGTGCTGACCATCTCGGACAATGGCCACGGCGGGCGGCTGGATGAAGGCTCGGGCCTGAAGGGGATGCGCTCACGCCTGACCGCTATCGGCGGGACCCTGGAACTCAAATCCGACAAGGCCGGCACGCGCCTGGTCGCCACGGCGCCGCTGCGCGCCCAAGGGGAGGGCGTGTCTTGATCCGCGTCGTCATCGCCGAAGACCAGAAGATGGTGCTGGGGGCTCTCAGCGCCCTTCTGGAAATGGAGGGCGACATCCAGGTGGTCGGCCGCGCGCCGGATGGCGCTGTGGCTCTGGACCTTGTCCGCGCGGAGAAGCCCGACGTGCTGATCTCCGACATCGAGATGCCCAATCTCACCGGCATCGATGTCGCCGCGCGCCTGAAGGCCGACGGCGCCGGCACCCGGGTGCTGATCGTCACGACCTTCGGCCGGCCCGGTTATCTGCGCCGGGCGATGGACGCGGGCGTGAAGGGCTATCTGCTGAAAGATGGGCCGAGCAGCGTGCTGGCGGCGGCGGTGCGGACGATCGCGGCCGGCGGTCGGGCCATCGCGCCTGAGCTGTCGGAAGCGGTCTGGGACGCCGAGCCTGATCCGCTGACCGACCGCGAGCGCGAGATCCTGCGGCTGGCCGAGGAGGGCCGGTCCAACAAGGACATCGCCGATGTGTTGGATCTCTCGCCCGGCACGGTTCGCAACTATCTCTCCGAGGCGGCGCAGAAGCTGGGCGCCGCGAACCGCGTGGAGGCGGGCCGTATCGCGCGGTCGAACGGCTGGCTGTAGCGTGGCGGGATGATCGTCTCCTCGACCACGGACTTCCGAGAAGCGGCGCGGCGCAGGCTGCCCCGGTTCCTGTTCGACTATATCGACGGCGGCGCCTACGCCGAGCGGACGATGGCGCGCAACATCGATGATCTCGCCGACATCGCGCTTCGCCAACGCGTGCTCAAGGACGTCTCCGTCGTTGATCCGTCGACTACCCTGTTCGGCGTCCGGCAGGCCTTGCCGGTAGCTCTGGCGCCGGTCGGGCTGACGGGCATGTACGCCCGTCGCGGCGAATGCCAGGCGGCTCGGGCCGCCGCGCAGAAGGGGGTGCCGTTCTGTCTCTCCACCGTCTCGGTCTGCGATGTCGACGAGGTGCGGGCGGCCTCGCCGGCGCCGTTCTGGTTTCAGCTCTATGTGCTTCGAGACCGGGCCTTCATGCGGGACCTGCTGGCGCGGGCCAGCGCGGCGGGCGCCACCACGCTGGTGTTCACCGTCGACATGCCCGTGCCCGGCGCGCGCTATCGCGACGCGCATTCGGGGATGGCGGGCCCCAACGCCGTGGCGCGGCGGTTCGTCCAAGCGGCGCTGAAGCCGGGGTGGGCCTGGGATGTCGGCGTGATGGGCCATCCGCACCGGCTGGGGAATGTGGCGCCGGCCTTGGGCAAGGCGTCGGGTCTGCAGGACTTCATGGGCTGGCTGGCCGCCAACTTCGACCCGTCGATCCAGTGGTCGGACCTGGAATGGATCCGCGACGCCTGGAAGGGGCCGCTGGTCATCAAGGGCGTTCTGGATCCCGAGGACGCCAAGGCCGCCGCCGACATCGGCGCCGACGGCGTCGTCGTCTCCAATCACGG
Proteins encoded:
- a CDS encoding M1 family metallopeptidase gives rise to the protein MNLSKRSIRYAVAGVIAAALSVTVAHADAIKQTKAPFDDKFRQLEGEDWPTPTDYRNASGAPGYRYWQQKVDYDVAVRLDEDTKTLTGRETITYRNNSPDSLPYLWLLLDQDAKRNSISKMTETVSGDSISLGQVRRIQRFKEWEGGFTIKSVKDASGRPLKFTVVDTLLRIDLPTAVRANGGETKFTIEWSLPLVENKVIGGRSGYECFTGKGEDGNCIYEAAQWFPRLAVYSDYEGWHNKAFLGSGEFTLEFGDYRVALTVPSDHVVSSTGVLQNPAAVLSPAQRDRLAKARTASEPVYVVTPEEAAAAEKGKAKTEKTWIFQASNVRDFGWASSRKFIWDALGVKQEDPKAEHPVVMAMSFFPKEARPLWDAYSTKSIAHTLKVYSDFTFPYPYPVSQSVNGPVGGMEYPMITFNGPRPVKDKKTGALTYTERAKYGLIGVVIHEVGHNYFPMIVNSDERQWTWMDEGLNSFLEFQAEMLWDKNYPARRGEPKDIVDYMVSQDQVPLMTQSDSVIQFGPNGYTKPATALVILRETVMGRELFDRAFKEYANLWRFKRPTPYDFFRTMEESSGIDLDWFWRGWFYSTDHVDISLDKVVKARLDSGDPDVEAGVRRAADAKEPESRTAANNKGPTVVERDPKVRDFYNETDQFTVFDSARKRAKTARAEMTPEELAAQDFKDNFYRFTFRNIGGLVMPVILKMDFVDGSTETVRIPAEIWRKNSKQVTWQYVTGKELKSAELDPLWETADADRGNNVYQGAITPMTLKLPKFPEAPNRMKDANVKVEPGGLGTFPAEEPKKDDAAK
- a CDS encoding TonB-dependent receptor, which gives rise to MIRRLALLSLLFATVSAPALAQEVEAISVWGQRANDLGRATSASEGRIAYADFASRPLLRPGELIEAVPGLAATQHSGAGKANQYFLRGFNLDHGTDLAASLDGVPLNLPSHGHGQGYLDLNVLTPEFVHDISFKKGPYSAENGDFATAGAVAFETADHLHGDGLQVWAGENDYYRAVGSKALTSNVLVAADVTTNDGAWTQSEDLRKINLLGRAIVNGWSITALAYDARWTATDQIPRRAVESGVLDRLDTVDATDGGTTSRYMLSARKRDLLRGLDTVAYVQRYTLDVFSNFTYFLDDPVNGDQFEQVDQRWIYGGAITKRWALGQGWSARTGVTARVDDIGQVGLYRTTARQRRATVRQDALTQWSTAVWGEASKRFGLLDVTAGLRADAMGADVKAGDPRNAGTVSDVLLSPKLTLAWRVSKTFELYADAGRGFHSNDARGAVITVDPVSGDPADRAPLISPTDGAELGLRWRRDDLTLTAAAWALHVDSELVYVGDAGFTEASGATRRRGIELLADWRPTARLNLTASYAGTHARFTNGDRIPNAVASVFTGGASWKLGPTSSVTLTYRRLGAAPLIEDNSVRSRPTGLVNALFVRDFGSASLMVEVLNLANSRRDDIAYFYASRLPGEPADGVEDVHFHPVEPRAIRAGMKIKF
- a CDS encoding UDP-glucuronic acid decarboxylase family protein — its product is MHTQRILVTGGAGFVGSHLCDRLLETGAEVLCVDNYYTGSRLNVAQNLSNPRFELLRHDVTMPLYVEVDQIYNLACPASPVHYQFDPVQTTKTSVHGAINMLGLAKRVKAKILQASTSEVYGDPTIHPQVESYWGNVNPIGLRSCYDEGKRCAETLFFDYWRQHKLRIKVARIFNTYGPRMHPNDGRVVSNFIVQALKGEDITLYGDGHQTRSFCYVDDLVDGLIRLMNTGDEVTGPINLGNPVEFTMKQLAELVLELTGSPSTIVHRPLPSDDPRQRQPDITLAKQVLDWTPTAPLKVGLMKTIEYFDGLLKAA
- a CDS encoding ABC transporter ATP-binding protein; this encodes MADAVPGDLGSIETEPTMSPQSTEPPIAILSKVLKRRGATLALNGLDLAIRPGQCVALLGPNGAGKSTSVALLTGRLRPDAGEAFLFGGDPRTLASRGRMGVMLQSAGLPNTLSVREQIDLFRGYYRKPRPLDEVVRLAGLEGLEKRRCGALSGGQQRRVQFALAIAGRPDFLVLDEPTTGMDIDARRALWSAVRSEIARGCAVLLTTHHLDEAEALADRIVVIDHGQVIADGTPEAIKSRVSGVAIRCRTRLSDAELASLARVTGVSRDGGKVTLLTTSAPATLRELLARDETVDDLTVSGASLEDAVDRLVQAGQAAAPQRQTKVA
- a CDS encoding ABC transporter permease — translated: MHTLAVYLREARAQVLATWRTPQFMVPSVILPLLFYGVMGLGLSKGREEIAHMMLANYVIFAAIAPAMFGFGAGVAAEREAKLVELKQIAPLPAGGYLAGRLAAALALIAVAIALLGGLAYVGGVRMEPWQWAATLGLGLGSTIPFALIGLNLGLRMGSQGATALTNLVFLGFSLFGGLWIPLQAMPAWFGKIAVFTPSYHFGQLSQMTSGMQPFADVERHVSILAAMTLAALIGAVMAWRRQDA
- a CDS encoding sensor histidine kinase, yielding MTIQARDIADMNTGGASRNISQVGAPDPNAPVAGESFIRRNWSLVFLVYLPFYFISWLYRTPDPLEVTASFIGLAVFLGLFASIHLRKRPLALWQVLAIFGVGLALSPFKSTWSVYTIYAMAYAARLPSRRVALRAMIGMQLVVLVVGLAFLRDAWSIWASGLLFGAITGFATLMQADIERKNVALATAHEEVRALASTAERERISRDLHDLLGHTLTLVAVKAELAARLVGRDPAAAEREMQAVAATAREALSEVRTAVVGMKGASLAFELDKARQALSAAGVEANVSALTTDGHPGQEAVLAMALREGVTNVIRHAGASRCDITLSPSPSELVLTISDNGHGGRLDEGSGLKGMRSRLTAIGGTLELKSDKAGTRLVATAPLRAQGEGVS
- a CDS encoding response regulator transcription factor, producing the protein MIRVVIAEDQKMVLGALSALLEMEGDIQVVGRAPDGAVALDLVRAEKPDVLISDIEMPNLTGIDVAARLKADGAGTRVLIVTTFGRPGYLRRAMDAGVKGYLLKDGPSSVLAAAVRTIAAGGRAIAPELSEAVWDAEPDPLTDREREILRLAEEGRSNKDIADVLDLSPGTVRNYLSEAAQKLGAANRVEAGRIARSNGWL
- the lldD gene encoding FMN-dependent L-lactate dehydrogenase LldD, translating into MIVSSTTDFREAARRRLPRFLFDYIDGGAYAERTMARNIDDLADIALRQRVLKDVSVVDPSTTLFGVRQALPVALAPVGLTGMYARRGECQAARAAAQKGVPFCLSTVSVCDVDEVRAASPAPFWFQLYVLRDRAFMRDLLARASAAGATTLVFTVDMPVPGARYRDAHSGMAGPNAVARRFVQAALKPGWAWDVGVMGHPHRLGNVAPALGKASGLQDFMGWLAANFDPSIQWSDLEWIRDAWKGPLVIKGVLDPEDAKAAADIGADGVVVSNHGGRQLDGVLSSARALPAIADAVGDRLTVLTDGGVRSGLDVVRMLALGARGVLIGRAYAYALAARGEAGVTQLLDLIDKEMRVAMALTGVRDVASINETILAERVPRAG